In the Scylla paramamosain isolate STU-SP2022 chromosome 14, ASM3559412v1, whole genome shotgun sequence genome, one interval contains:
- the LOC135106798 gene encoding uncharacterized protein LOC135106798 isoform X1 translates to MIGHPQAVFTETGSVRYQPSLPCAQLPPIALGAPPMLPPMTLEGKAGTRQADSFPRGGETLPHRPRSILSCPESPLYESLLSCFTEPEDTVTLPEIDAEHEYQQIEVVDGAPRGQNSGSGKATTQENESPERGSSGQNSPDGRPESHRHPHKTPLTKLNTLDVRPERHGKENEVAQESKYGCSSRKDVLDTSPLAKTRKHSTQSISSQESQKSANYTLSSLSGDNTSVISDSDTYQELSQPSTVIYVSSGKRNLVTSEGSHGSESSGIKSSSRHNGNIRRSKSQHHGNTQSSHASSSSSSNVSYKTAHLSRSSSADAMSHDEVVGRGKPPATFPPLTIELPETKPTSWRYGEQVPVKKATQARPNDSPYIITTLDPPIKRSPHKHHNTIASPEPRPTDIPPLVVNFDSEDSVSEDDTVYEFHDAYWSSVDGNTSMYMADSDTSSLYSSIGEIYSMFVTEPDALVYVYRPPPRPRDHGHHRTSTLSYRFPAYAITRDIGSSGGSTESESSWGGTVSFVEPSYRHSNLSVGSRGHLKFDYSCSWNRLDDFVRTTSPKDECSHDYRQHYRCPRDCAPDYMTSPAALSSPWERFTDTAAG, encoded by the exons ATGATCGGCCACCCACAAGCCGTCTTTACAGAGACAGGGTCAGTCAGGTACCAGCCATCCCTGCCATGCGCCCAGTTGCCGCCCATAGCACTCGGCGCCCCTCCCATGCTGCCGCCCATGACTCTAGAGGGAAAGGCTGGCACAAGACAGGCTGACAGCTTTCCTCGCGGGGGGGAAACTCTACCACATCGGCCACGCTCCATACTCTCGTGTCCCG AGTCACCGCTGTACGAGTCACTGTTGTCGTGCTTCACTGAACCTGAGGACACAGTCACCCTACCGGAGATAGACGCTGAGCACGAATATCAGCAAATCGAGGTGGTAGATGGAGCTCCCCGGGGCCAGAACAGCGGAAGCGGGAAGGCGACGACCCAAGAAAACGAATCTCCTGAAAGAGGTTCCAGTGGCCAGAACTCGCCTGATGGCCGCCCGGAATCACATCGCCACCCACACAAGACTCCTCTCACTAAACTAAATACTCTTGATGTGAGGCCGGAGAGACAcggtaaagaaaatgaagtagcTCAAGAGAGTAAATACGGTTGTTCCTCCAGGAAGGATGTTTTGGACACGTCTCCTTTGGCGAAGACAAGGAAACACTCCACACAGTCCATATCATCCCAAGAAAGCCAAAAGAGTGCCAATTACACACTAAGCTCTTTGTCAGGAGATAATACGTCAGTTATTTCTGACTCAGATACTTATCAGGAACTTAGTCAACCTTCTACCGTCATTTATGTATCAAGCGGTAAGAGGAATCTTGTAACCAGTGAAGGCTCACATGGTTCCGAAAGCAGTGGCATCAAGTCAAGCTCGAGGCACAACGGAAACATTCGGAGAAGCAAAAGTCAACACCACGGCAACACACAAAGCAGCCATGCATCATCTTCAAGCTCCTCAAACGTCAGCTATAAAACGGCTCATCTATCACGATCCAGCAGTGCTGACGCCATGAGTCATGATGAGGTGGTGGGGCGAGGCAAGCCACCAGCAACCTTCCCTCCTTTGACCATCGAGCTGCCAGAGACCAAACCAACAAGCTGGAGGTACGGGGAGCAGGTCCCCGTCAAGAAAGCCACACAGGCCCGTCCCAACGACTCTCCCTATATCATCACAACTCTGGACCCGCCCATCAAGCGATCTCCTCACAAGCATCACAACACAATCGCTTCCCCAGAGCCTCGCCCCACTGACATACCACCTTTAGTGGTGAACTTTGATTCTGAGGACTCAGTAAGTGAGGATGACACCGTTTATGAGTTCCATGACGCTTACTGGAGCAGTGTAGATGGCAACACCTCCATGTACATGGCGGACAGTGATACAAgctctttgtattcctctatCGGGGAGATCTACTCAATGTTCGTCACGGAGCCCGACGCGCTGGTGTACGTGTATCGACCGCCGCCACGCCCTCGGGATCACGGCCACCACCGAACCTCCACCCTCAGCTACAGATTCCCAGCCTATGCAATTACCAG GGACATCGgaagcagcggcggcagcaccGAGTCCGAATCGTCCTGGGGCGGCACCGTGTCCTTCGTGGAGCCTTCCTACCGTCACTCGAACCTCTCTGTGGGGTCAAGGGGTCACCTGAAATTTGATTATTCGTGTTCGTGGAATCGTTTGGATGACTTCGTAAGAACCACCAGTCCCAAGGATGAATGTTCGCACGACTACAGGCAGCATTACAGGTGCCCAAGAGACTGTGCACCCGACTATATGACGTCTCCTGCAGCTTTATCCTCGCCCTGGGAGAGATTCACCGATACAGCGGCGGGTTAG
- the LOC135106798 gene encoding uncharacterized protein LOC135106798 isoform X2, whose protein sequence is MIGHPQAVFTETGSVRYQPSLPCAQLPPIALGAPPMLPPMTLEGKAGTRQADSFPRGGETLPHRPRSILSCPESPLYESLLSCFTEPEDTVTLPEIDAEHEYQQIEVVDGAPRGQNSGSGKATTQENESPERGSSGQNSPDGRPESHRHPHKTPLTKLNTLDVRPERHGKENEVAQESKYGCSSRKDVLDTSPLAKTRKHSTQSISSQESQKSANYTLSSLSGDNTSVISDSDTYQELSQPSTVIYVSSGKRNLVTSEGSHGSESSGIKSSSRHNGNIRRSKSQHHGNTQSSHASSSSSSNVSYKTAHLSRSSSADAMSHDEVVGRGKPPATFPPLTIELPETKPTSWRYGEQVPVKKATQARPNDSPYIITTLDPPIKRSPHKHHNTIASPEPRPTDIPPLVVNFDSEDSVSEDDTVYEFHDAYWSSVDGNTSMYMADSDTSSLYSSIGEIYSMFVTEPDALVYVYRPPPRPRDHGHHRTSTLSYRFPAYAITRPCVDTHHSLTLKKTGSVQPFLRARVNKK, encoded by the exons ATGATCGGCCACCCACAAGCCGTCTTTACAGAGACAGGGTCAGTCAGGTACCAGCCATCCCTGCCATGCGCCCAGTTGCCGCCCATAGCACTCGGCGCCCCTCCCATGCTGCCGCCCATGACTCTAGAGGGAAAGGCTGGCACAAGACAGGCTGACAGCTTTCCTCGCGGGGGGGAAACTCTACCACATCGGCCACGCTCCATACTCTCGTGTCCCG AGTCACCGCTGTACGAGTCACTGTTGTCGTGCTTCACTGAACCTGAGGACACAGTCACCCTACCGGAGATAGACGCTGAGCACGAATATCAGCAAATCGAGGTGGTAGATGGAGCTCCCCGGGGCCAGAACAGCGGAAGCGGGAAGGCGACGACCCAAGAAAACGAATCTCCTGAAAGAGGTTCCAGTGGCCAGAACTCGCCTGATGGCCGCCCGGAATCACATCGCCACCCACACAAGACTCCTCTCACTAAACTAAATACTCTTGATGTGAGGCCGGAGAGACAcggtaaagaaaatgaagtagcTCAAGAGAGTAAATACGGTTGTTCCTCCAGGAAGGATGTTTTGGACACGTCTCCTTTGGCGAAGACAAGGAAACACTCCACACAGTCCATATCATCCCAAGAAAGCCAAAAGAGTGCCAATTACACACTAAGCTCTTTGTCAGGAGATAATACGTCAGTTATTTCTGACTCAGATACTTATCAGGAACTTAGTCAACCTTCTACCGTCATTTATGTATCAAGCGGTAAGAGGAATCTTGTAACCAGTGAAGGCTCACATGGTTCCGAAAGCAGTGGCATCAAGTCAAGCTCGAGGCACAACGGAAACATTCGGAGAAGCAAAAGTCAACACCACGGCAACACACAAAGCAGCCATGCATCATCTTCAAGCTCCTCAAACGTCAGCTATAAAACGGCTCATCTATCACGATCCAGCAGTGCTGACGCCATGAGTCATGATGAGGTGGTGGGGCGAGGCAAGCCACCAGCAACCTTCCCTCCTTTGACCATCGAGCTGCCAGAGACCAAACCAACAAGCTGGAGGTACGGGGAGCAGGTCCCCGTCAAGAAAGCCACACAGGCCCGTCCCAACGACTCTCCCTATATCATCACAACTCTGGACCCGCCCATCAAGCGATCTCCTCACAAGCATCACAACACAATCGCTTCCCCAGAGCCTCGCCCCACTGACATACCACCTTTAGTGGTGAACTTTGATTCTGAGGACTCAGTAAGTGAGGATGACACCGTTTATGAGTTCCATGACGCTTACTGGAGCAGTGTAGATGGCAACACCTCCATGTACATGGCGGACAGTGATACAAgctctttgtattcctctatCGGGGAGATCTACTCAATGTTCGTCACGGAGCCCGACGCGCTGGTGTACGTGTATCGACCGCCGCCACGCCCTCGGGATCACGGCCACCACCGAACCTCCACCCTCAGCTACAGATTCCCAGCCTATGCAATTACCAG GCCATGCGTCGACACCCACCATTCTCTCACCCTCAAAAAAACTGGTTCGGTTCAGCCCTTCCTGAGAGCACgtgtaaacaaaaaataa